From Papaver somniferum cultivar HN1 unplaced genomic scaffold, ASM357369v1 unplaced-scaffold_16, whole genome shotgun sequence, a single genomic window includes:
- the LOC113337448 gene encoding pectinesterase 31-like, producing MARVIKVSQDGSGDYKTVQEAVDCIPLRNAARIIIQISPGIYKQPIYIPKTKNFITFSSSHPEDTILTCDNTATKINHHQGSRLIGTGTFGCGSVIVEGEDFIAENVTFENNAPQGSGQAVALRVTAERCAFYNCRFLGWQDTLYLHYGKHYLKDCYIEGSVDFIFGNSTALLEHCHIHCKAQGFITAQGRKSADEPTGYVFLRCTITGNGGNSYAYLGRPWGPFGRVVFAYTYIDACIKNEGWHNWGKCENERSACFYEYRCFGPGCCPSKRVNWARELMKEEAQQFLMHQFVDPSWEKPWMAQKMGLKIPYSA from the exons atggcaAGAGTGATCAAAGTATCACAAGATGGGAGTGGAGATTACAAAACAGTACAAGAAGCAGTAGATTGTATTCCATTAAGAAATGCAGCTAGAATCATCATCCAGATATCACCTGGTATTTACAAACAACCAATTTACataccaaaaaccaaaaatttcatcACTTTTTCATCCTCCCACCCTGAAGATACAATTCTTACTTGTGACAACACTGCTACCAAAATTAACCATCATCAG ggttcaagGTTGATTGGAACTGGAACGTTTGGGTGTGGTAGTGTAATTGttgaaggtgaagatttcattgcTGAGAATGTTACCTTTGAGAATAATGCTCCTCAG GGTTCAGGACAAGCTGTAGCTCTTAGAGTGACTGCTGAACGGTGTGCTTTCTACAATTGTAGATTTCTGGGATGGCAG GATACCTTGTATTTACATTATGGAAAACACTACTTGAAAGATTGCTACATTGAAGGAAGTGTGGACTTCATCTTTGGCAACAGCACTGCTCTTTTAGAACATTGCCATATTCACTGCAAGGCGCAAGGATTTATTACAGCACAGGGTAGGAAATCTGCTGACGAACCCACAGGTTACGTGTTCCTCAG ATGTACAATTACTGGGAATGGAGGAAATTCATATGCATATCTTGGGCGACCATGGGGACCTTTTGGAAGGGTGGTCTTCGCATACACGTATATTGATGCATGTATCAAGAATGAAGGCTGGCATAACTGGGGAAAATGTGAAAACGAAAGAAGCGCTTGTTTCTACGAGTACAG GTGTTTCGGGCCTGGTTGTTGCCCCTCTAAGCGGGTGAATTGGGCTCGTGAATTGATGAAAGAAGAGGCGCAACAGTTCCTGATGCATCAATTTGTTGATCCCAGTTGGGAAAAGCCATGGATGGCCCAAAAGATGGGACTGAAGATACCCTATTCTGCATGA